The Fibrobacter sp. UWR4 DNA window ATAGAAGCCAATTCTGGGCCATGGCCCGTGATCTCAAGGAACATCCCGAGAATCTCCCCAAGTACCGTGAAATCTATAGGAATGTCTATCCGTTCAGCGATGGCATCTTCAAGATGCTGATGGCAAGCGAAGGCAAGCCGGAGCGAACGATCAAGTTTTTGAACGCCATGCTCGGGCTAACCGGGAACAAGGCGATTACGAAGTTCACCCTGGGCGTTCAGGAACAGCCTGGCGTAATGGACAACAAGACCAACATTTTTGACATTTACGGATACAATCAGGCGAATGAACCCGTGGTCATCGAGGTGCAGCAGAATTTCAACACGCTGTTCATGGACCGTCTGGTTTATTACACATCTCGCATCGTGAATAACCAGGTGAAGAAAAACAAGAGTTACGAGCTGCCGCATATCTATGTGCTTTCGCTGCTTGTGGATGACCAGTTCCCGCTGGAGCCTGACACTTATTTTCATCAGTGCCAGGTAATGCGGAACCGCAAATATCCATTCAAGAAGAT harbors:
- a CDS encoding PD-(D/E)XK nuclease family transposase translates to MNRSQFWAMARDLKEHPENLPKYREIYRNVYPFSDGIFKMLMASEGKPERTIKFLNAMLGLTGNKAITKFTLGVQEQPGVMDNKTNIFDIYGYNQANEPVVIEVQQNFNTLFMDRLVYYTSRIVNNQVKKNKSYELPHIYVLSLLVDDQFPLEPDTYFHQCQVMRNRKYPFKKIDVFLVEMSKFFRMDDRLQEENRREEARDVSPRAEMLRLFRDVLEDKTIDEEKAGNLLDEDFAKDVSFVGYTDELLLLEVDNMTDMLYEKQGSYLQGKEEGRNEGLSLGRDEEKRELAKGFRDDGIPLEIISKRTGLTPEEIKAL